A window of Malania oleifera isolate guangnan ecotype guangnan chromosome 5, ASM2987363v1, whole genome shotgun sequence contains these coding sequences:
- the LOC131156558 gene encoding G2/mitotic-specific cyclin-2-like: MSGSHENSSPGFKKPQQFQGGPRMGVSKHKFQGPQPNQRRALSNINQNTMGATLHPCTELKAGLQENSSMISAYRSIKRKFAAQTECKLWHLSNETKRSTSLFSNPKELQDYTIIDVKEHKDATNIPDPVSETKRSRLLYWNSNGTQDCTIIDVEEYKDATNNPDTVSIVHTEAMLNEIDTMEVEMEDVAEEPILDIDSCDMGNPLAVVEYVDDIYAYYRENENSGCISLNYMAHQFDINYQMRAILIDWLIEVHCKFQLMEETLFLTINLIDRFLECQAVVRKKLQLVGVTAMLLACKYEEVSALVVEDMVLITDEAYTKKEVLDMEKLMLRKLQFNMSVPTPYVFLTRFLKAAQSDKKLELLSFFIAELCLVEYEMLKFPPSLLAAAALYTAQCSLYRSKQWSRTIEWHTNYSETQLLECSRMMVTFHQKAGLGKLTAVHRKYSLCEFRGVAKSEPAQFLLDHER; encoded by the exons ATGAGTGGATCACACGAGAACAGCAGTCCGGGTTTCAAGAAACCCCAGCAATTTCAAG GAGGCCCAAGAATGGGAGTTTCAAAGCATAAATTTCAAGGGCCGCAACCCAATCAGCGACGAGCTCTCAGCAACATTAATCAGAACACCATGGGAGCTACCCTACACCCCTGCACAGAACT GAAAGCTGGACTCCAAGAAAATAGCTCGATGATTTCAGCTTACAGATCAATAAAAAG GAAGTTTGCAGCACAAACAGAATGCAAGCTGTGGCATTTGTCCAAT GAAACAAAGAGATCAACCTCGTTATTCTCAAATCCAAAAGAGTTGCAAGATTACACAATCATAGATGTCAAAGAGCACAAGGATGCTACTAATATTCCAGATCCAGTATCT GAAACAAAGAGATCGAGATTGTTATACTGGAACTCAAATGGGACGCAAGATTGCACCATCATAGATGTGGAGGAGTACAAGGATGCGACTAATAATCCAGATACGGTGTCCATAGTGCACACCGAGGCAATGCTCAATGAAATTGACACTATG GAAGTTGAGATGGAAGATGTAGCAGAGGAGCCCATTTTGGATATTGATAGCTGTGATATGGGAAACCCACTTGCAGTTGTTGAGTATGTAGATGACATTTATGCTTACTATAGGGAAAATGAG AATTCAGGTTGTATCTCTTTAAACTATATGGCACACCAATTTGACATCAATTACCAGATGAGGGCTATCCTTATTGATTGGCTTATTGAG GTGCACTGCAAGTTTCAGCTCATGGAGGAAACTCTGTTCCTTACCATCAATCTTATTGATAGGTTCTTAGAGTGCCAAGCAGTTGTCAGAAAGAAGCTTCAACTAGTTGGAGTTACAGCCATGCTATTAGCATGCAAGTATGAGGAGGTTTCTGCCCTGGTGGTGGAGGACATGGTTTTGATTACAGACGAGGCTTACACAAAAAAGGAAGTCTTGGATATG GAGAAACTAATGTTGAGGAAGCTGCAGTTCAATATGTCAGTTCCAACCCCCTATGTGTTCTTGACAAGATTCCTTAAGGCAGCTCAATCTGACAAAAAG CTTGAGCTTCTGTCGTTCTTCATAGCTGAGCTCTGCCTGGTAGAGTATGAAATGCTCAAGTTTCCACCGTCTTTGCTAGCTGCAGCAGCACTTTACACTGCTCAGTGCAGTCTTTATAGGTCTAAGCAATGGTCTAGAACGATTGAGTGGCATACTAACTACTCTGAAACCCAGCTCCT GGAATGCTCCAGAATGATGGTCACTTTCCATCAGAAGGCTGGACTAGGGAAACTCACTGCAGTGCACAGGAAGTACAGTCTGTGTGAGTTCAGGGGGGTGGCAAAATCTGAACCAGCCCAGTTCCTCTTGGATCATGAACGCTGA